The following are from one region of the Quadrisphaera setariae genome:
- a CDS encoding COX15/CtaA family protein produces MTSTTARYGPATPSPQDPTPAAGRLGRGTRAVLLANLVAEVGIVVTGGLVRLTGSGLGCPTWPQCAPGSYVPTVHQAEGFHKYIEFGNRTLTFLVLVLAVAALVAVWRLRGPDGAPRRRLRALAVVPVVGVLLQAVIGGITVLTRLSPFTVSVHFLVSMVLVAASTLLLLRALEGDGPPRLLVHPAVRLLAVGLAAVTALVLAVGTVVTGAGPHSGDAEEPARYALDPRTVSWLHADLVLLLVGLLIGLLVALHVSPAPAVAKRRGWWVLGVVLLQGLIGYVQYATALPVPLVALHMLGACLLVVAVTAQWTSLRERTGAAPARRA; encoded by the coding sequence GTGACCAGCACGACCGCCCGCTACGGTCCCGCGACCCCCTCGCCGCAGGACCCGACCCCGGCCGCTGGCCGCCTCGGCCGCGGCACCCGCGCCGTGCTCCTCGCCAACCTCGTCGCCGAGGTCGGCATCGTGGTCACCGGTGGCCTCGTGCGCCTCACCGGCTCGGGGCTCGGGTGCCCGACGTGGCCCCAGTGCGCGCCCGGCTCGTACGTGCCGACCGTCCACCAGGCCGAGGGTTTCCACAAGTACATCGAGTTCGGCAACCGCACGCTCACCTTCCTCGTGCTCGTGCTCGCCGTGGCCGCGCTCGTGGCCGTGTGGCGGCTGCGGGGCCCTGACGGGGCACCGCGACGCCGGCTGCGCGCGCTCGCCGTCGTCCCCGTCGTGGGGGTGCTGCTGCAGGCCGTCATCGGCGGGATCACCGTGCTGACCCGCCTGTCACCGTTCACGGTGTCCGTCCACTTCCTCGTGTCCATGGTGCTCGTCGCCGCATCCACGCTGCTCCTGCTGCGGGCGCTCGAGGGGGACGGTCCCCCGCGGCTGCTCGTGCACCCCGCCGTGAGGCTGCTCGCCGTGGGCCTCGCCGCCGTCACGGCGCTGGTGCTCGCCGTCGGCACCGTGGTCACCGGCGCCGGCCCCCACTCCGGGGACGCCGAGGAGCCCGCCCGGTACGCCCTCGACCCGCGCACCGTCAGCTGGCTCCACGCCGACCTCGTGCTGCTGCTCGTGGGCCTGCTCATCGGCCTGCTCGTCGCCCTGCACGTCTCCCCCGCCCCGGCGGTGGCGAAGCGCCGCGGCTGGTGGGTGCTCGGCGTGGTCCTGCTGCAGGGCCTCATCGGCTACGTCCAGTACGCCACCGCGCTGCCCGTGCCGCTGGTCGCGCTGCACATGCTCGGCGCCTGCCTGCTCGTGGTGGCCGTGACGGCGCAGTGGACGTCGCTGCGCGAGCGCACCGGCGCCGCCCCCGCCCGCCGCGCCTGA
- a CDS encoding ABC transporter permease, with amino-acid sequence MGGVNDRGRTPTDGLVLAPGGGAAPAAARVLAQARFEVGVLLRNGEQLLVSLVLPALALLVLARTPVGAVVVPASLAGVARIDVVAPGVLGLAVLSTAFTGQAIALGFDRRYGVLRLLATTPLGRSGLLLGRGLAVLAVEALQVVVLGGLALALGWQPLAAGPAALPLLLLALLLGTAAFAALALLLAGSLRAEAVLAVANLAWVLLAGAGLLVPREAAGAAGPLLAALPSAALGDAVRAASLDGVLALGPCAVLLAWAAAAGALVVRTFRWS; translated from the coding sequence GTGGGCGGCGTGAACGACCGGGGCAGGACGCCGACGGACGGGCTCGTCCTCGCCCCGGGCGGTGGCGCGGCCCCGGCCGCGGCGCGGGTGCTGGCCCAGGCCCGCTTCGAGGTGGGCGTGCTCCTGCGCAACGGCGAGCAGCTGCTGGTCAGCCTCGTCCTGCCCGCGCTGGCGCTGCTCGTGCTCGCGCGGACGCCCGTCGGGGCCGTCGTCGTGCCGGCGTCGCTGGCCGGGGTCGCGCGCATCGACGTCGTCGCGCCGGGGGTGCTCGGCCTGGCGGTCCTGTCCACGGCCTTCACCGGTCAGGCGATCGCCCTCGGCTTCGACCGCCGCTACGGGGTGCTGCGGCTGCTGGCCACCACCCCGCTGGGCCGGTCGGGGCTGCTGCTGGGACGGGGCCTGGCGGTGCTGGCGGTCGAGGCGCTGCAGGTGGTGGTGCTCGGCGGGCTGGCGCTGGCACTGGGGTGGCAGCCGCTGGCGGCCGGCCCTGCGGCGCTCCCGCTCCTGCTGCTGGCGCTGCTGCTCGGCACCGCGGCCTTCGCCGCGCTGGCGCTCCTGCTGGCGGGGTCCCTGCGCGCCGAGGCGGTGCTGGCCGTGGCCAACCTCGCCTGGGTGCTGCTCGCCGGCGCGGGCCTGCTCGTGCCGCGGGAGGCGGCCGGGGCGGCCGGGCCGCTGCTGGCGGCGCTGCCGTCGGCGGCCCTCGGCGACGCGGTGCGCGCGGCCTCGCTCGACGGCGTGCTCGCGCTCGGTCCGTGCGCGGTGCTGCTGGCGTGGGCCGCCGCGGCCGGGGCGCTCGTGGTGCGCACCTTCCGCTGGAGCTGA
- a CDS encoding ABC transporter ATP-binding protein encodes MLPPRGDAAAALVVRGLVKRYGRRTALDGLDLEARRGEVTAVLGPNGAGKTTLVECCTGLRRPDGGSLSVLGLDPRADGRPLAARTGVLLQDGGLPGGAPAEAVLRLVAAQHSDPMDVPELARLLGVDGFGRTNVRRLSGGQKQRLALACAVVGRPELAFLDEPSTGLDPHARAVVWDLLEQLRAAGTAVLLTTHSMAEAERLADAVVVVRDGRAVASGTVEELTSSGPEVLRFGAPAGLPLDALRAALPTSVATDEAEPGRYEVTALRPGAVDPQVVATAASWCAAQGVLPQGLAVGRRSLEDVVLELTGGPSRWAA; translated from the coding sequence GTGCTCCCACCCCGCGGCGACGCCGCCGCCGCCCTGGTGGTGCGCGGCCTGGTCAAGCGGTACGGGCGGCGCACGGCGCTCGACGGCCTCGACCTGGAGGCGCGGCGCGGCGAGGTCACCGCGGTGCTCGGTCCCAACGGGGCCGGCAAGACCACGCTCGTCGAGTGCTGCACGGGGCTGCGCCGTCCCGACGGCGGCTCGCTGTCGGTGCTCGGGCTCGACCCGCGCGCCGACGGCCGACCCCTGGCGGCGCGCACCGGCGTGCTCCTGCAGGACGGCGGCCTGCCCGGCGGCGCACCCGCCGAGGCCGTGCTGCGCCTGGTCGCCGCCCAGCACTCCGACCCCATGGACGTCCCCGAGCTCGCCCGCCTGCTCGGCGTCGACGGGTTCGGGCGGACGAACGTCCGCCGCCTGTCCGGCGGCCAGAAGCAGCGCCTGGCGCTGGCGTGCGCCGTGGTCGGCCGGCCGGAGCTCGCCTTCCTCGACGAGCCCAGCACCGGGCTGGACCCGCACGCCCGCGCCGTCGTGTGGGACCTGCTGGAGCAGCTGCGGGCCGCCGGCACGGCCGTCCTGCTGACCACGCACTCCATGGCCGAGGCCGAGCGCCTGGCCGACGCCGTCGTCGTCGTCCGCGACGGCCGGGCCGTGGCGAGCGGCACGGTGGAGGAGCTGACCTCCTCCGGGCCGGAGGTGCTGCGCTTCGGTGCGCCCGCCGGCCTGCCCCTGGACGCGCTGCGCGCGGCACTGCCCACCTCGGTGGCCACCGACGAGGCGGAGCCGGGCCGCTACGAGGTGACGGCGCTGCGGCCGGGCGCCGTCGACCCGCAGGTCGTCGCGACCGCGGCGTCCTGGTGCGCCGCGCAGGGCGTGCTGCCGCAGGGCCTGGCGGTGGGGCGGCGCTCGCTGGAGGACGTGGTGCTGGAGCTCACAGGAGGTCCCTCGCGGTGGGCGGCGTGA
- a CDS encoding helix-turn-helix transcriptional regulator gives MATSETPGDAHASAAPELSAAGTRERVSRTVLARGPVTAAQLASDLGVTPAAVRRHLDALAADGLVRQAPLVAGNRGPGRPARGWVATEAGHAAAPGAYDDLAAAALSALEREAGHEALERFARQRADELVARHRDSVDAAGAAPAARAGALAEALTADGYAARTAVLGTPRSTAAPSGQGQPAVPTSVQLVQGHCPVQAVAGRHPELCEAETAAFARLIGAPVRRLATLAAGHHACTTHVTTTSTPASPTDRQPTSPTPQTPKTSHPTQGRSA, from the coding sequence ATGGCCACCTCCGAGACCCCGGGCGACGCGCACGCCTCGGCGGCGCCGGAGCTGTCCGCAGCGGGCACCCGGGAGCGCGTCTCGCGCACCGTGCTGGCGCGCGGACCGGTGACGGCGGCCCAGCTCGCGAGCGACCTGGGCGTCACCCCCGCCGCCGTGCGCCGCCACCTGGACGCGCTCGCCGCCGACGGCCTCGTGCGCCAGGCCCCCCTCGTCGCCGGGAACCGCGGCCCCGGCCGTCCGGCCCGCGGGTGGGTGGCCACCGAGGCCGGGCACGCCGCCGCTCCCGGCGCCTACGACGACCTCGCTGCCGCCGCCCTGAGCGCCCTCGAGCGCGAGGCGGGCCACGAGGCGCTCGAGCGGTTCGCCCGCCAGCGCGCCGACGAGCTGGTGGCGCGCCACCGCGACAGCGTCGACGCCGCCGGCGCCGCGCCCGCGGCCAGGGCCGGTGCGCTGGCCGAGGCCCTCACGGCTGACGGCTACGCTGCCCGCACCGCCGTCCTCGGCACCCCGCGCAGCACTGCAGCGCCGTCGGGACAGGGGCAGCCGGCGGTGCCGACCTCGGTCCAGCTGGTGCAGGGCCACTGCCCCGTGCAGGCCGTCGCCGGCCGCCACCCCGAGCTGTGCGAGGCGGAGACCGCCGCCTTCGCCCGGCTCATCGGCGCGCCGGTCCGCCGGCTGGCCACCCTGGCGGCCGGACACCACGCGTGCACCACGCACGTGACCACGACCAGCACGCCCGCCAGCCCGACCGACCGCCAGCCCACCAGCCCGACCCCGCAGACCCCCAAGACGTCGCACCCCACCCAGGGACGGAGCGCATGA
- the sufB gene encoding Fe-S cluster assembly protein SufB yields MSTDTSPELNDIEARNPELAGLGTYQYGWADSDSAGETARRGLSEDVVRDISARKDEPEWMLRTRLKALKMFGRKPMPDWGSDLSEIDFENIKYFVKSTEKQATSWDDLPADIKNTYDRLGIPEAEKQRLVAGVAAQYESEVVYHQINEELERQGVIFLDTDSGMREHPELFQEYFGSVIPPGDNKFAALNTAVWSGGSFIYVPPGVHVEIPLQAYFRINTENMGQFERTLIIADEGSYVHYVEGCTAPIYKSDSLHSAVVEIVVKKNARVRYTTIQNWSNNVYNLVTKRATAAEGATMEWIDGNIGSKVTMKYPAIFLMGEHAKGETLSIAFAGEGQHQDAGAKMVHAAPNTSSSIISKSVARGGGRSSYRGLVQVLEGAGGSASTVRCDALLVDSISRSDTYPYVDVREDDVSMGHEATVSKVSEDQLFYLMSRGMAEDEAMAMIVRGFIEPIARELPMEYALELNRLIELQMEGAVG; encoded by the coding sequence ATGAGCACAGACACCAGCCCCGAGCTCAACGACATCGAGGCTCGCAACCCCGAGCTCGCCGGTCTCGGCACCTACCAGTACGGGTGGGCCGACTCCGACTCCGCCGGCGAGACCGCGCGTCGCGGGCTGTCCGAGGACGTCGTCCGCGACATCTCGGCCCGCAAGGACGAGCCGGAGTGGATGCTCCGCACCCGCCTGAAGGCGCTGAAGATGTTCGGCCGCAAGCCGATGCCCGACTGGGGCAGCGACCTGTCCGAGATCGACTTCGAGAACATCAAGTACTTCGTGAAGTCGACCGAGAAGCAGGCGACCAGCTGGGACGACCTGCCCGCCGACATCAAGAACACGTACGATCGGCTCGGCATCCCCGAGGCGGAGAAGCAGCGCCTGGTCGCCGGCGTCGCCGCGCAGTACGAGTCCGAGGTGGTCTACCACCAGATCAACGAGGAGCTCGAGCGCCAGGGCGTCATCTTCCTGGACACCGACTCCGGCATGCGCGAGCACCCGGAGCTGTTCCAGGAGTACTTCGGCTCCGTCATCCCCCCGGGCGACAACAAGTTCGCCGCGCTCAACACGGCCGTGTGGTCGGGCGGGTCCTTCATCTACGTGCCGCCGGGCGTGCACGTGGAGATCCCGCTGCAGGCCTACTTCCGGATCAACACCGAGAACATGGGCCAGTTCGAGCGCACGCTGATCATCGCCGACGAGGGCTCGTACGTGCACTACGTCGAGGGCTGCACCGCGCCGATCTACAAGTCCGACTCGCTGCACTCCGCGGTGGTCGAGATCGTGGTGAAGAAGAACGCCCGCGTGCGCTACACGACCATCCAGAACTGGTCGAACAACGTCTACAACCTCGTCACCAAGCGGGCGACCGCCGCCGAGGGCGCCACCATGGAGTGGATCGACGGCAACATCGGCTCCAAGGTGACGATGAAGTACCCGGCGATCTTCCTGATGGGCGAGCACGCCAAGGGCGAGACGCTGTCGATCGCCTTCGCGGGCGAGGGCCAGCACCAGGACGCGGGCGCCAAGATGGTGCACGCCGCGCCCAACACCTCCAGCTCGATCATCTCCAAGTCCGTGGCGCGCGGCGGTGGCCGCTCGTCCTACCGCGGGCTGGTCCAGGTGCTCGAGGGCGCCGGTGGCTCGGCGTCGACGGTGCGCTGCGACGCGCTGCTGGTCGACTCGATCAGCCGCTCCGACACCTACCCCTACGTCGACGTCCGCGAGGACGACGTGTCGATGGGGCACGAGGCGACCGTCTCGAAGGTCTCCGAGGACCAGCTCTTCTACCTCATGAGCCGCGGCATGGCCGAGGACGAGGCGATGGCGATGATCGTGCGCGGCTTCATCGAGCCGATCGCCCGTGAGCTGCCCATGGAGTACGCCCTCGAGCTCAACCGGCTCATCGAGCTGCAGATGGAAGGAGCGGTCGGCTGA
- the sufD gene encoding Fe-S cluster assembly protein SufD: protein MADTSNSPTTSAVQGGVGTDAALGLDDLDAGREDLALDLPGGAPAALSTEVPATAVPDGGDAVASAPAQHGLNAHSHGAGVPATNRAERRTSFDAADFPVPSGREEEWRFTPLDRARALFEPAGSPTGLQVEVGSTDGVTHRRSASGSSDGAGKGYVPGDRAAAVAWGDATAAGAVDVVAVAAEAELAEPVLVRVSTPAGAERAAGHLVVQAGPHSRSTVVLDHSGGGLVASGVEVVAAEGAHLVVVSVHQWDDDAVHLAQHDLQVGRDATVKHVVVTLGGSLVRVGSTVRYAGPGGDATLLGVYFSDAGQHLEHRSFVDHEAANCRSNVVYKGALQGETARAVWVGDVLIRASALGTDTYELNRNLVLTDGARADSVPNLEIETGEIVGAGHASATGRFDDEQLFYLQSRGIPEDQARRMVVRAFFADVIQQIGVASVSEQLMAAIDAELELAAEVGATGAASSADVPAVADGVEAELLGARA, encoded by the coding sequence ATGGCTGACACGTCCAACAGCCCCACCACGTCAGCGGTCCAGGGCGGCGTCGGCACCGACGCCGCCCTCGGGCTCGACGACCTCGACGCCGGCCGTGAGGACCTGGCGCTCGACCTGCCCGGCGGGGCCCCGGCCGCGCTGAGCACCGAGGTCCCCGCCACCGCCGTCCCCGACGGGGGCGACGCGGTCGCCTCGGCGCCTGCGCAGCACGGCCTGAACGCGCACAGCCACGGTGCGGGGGTCCCCGCGACCAACCGCGCCGAGCGACGCACGTCGTTCGACGCCGCCGACTTCCCCGTGCCCAGCGGGCGCGAGGAGGAGTGGCGCTTCACGCCCCTCGACCGCGCCCGGGCCCTGTTCGAGCCCGCGGGCTCGCCCACCGGCCTGCAGGTGGAGGTCGGCTCCACGGACGGCGTGACGCACCGCCGCTCCGCCAGCGGCTCGTCGGACGGCGCCGGGAAGGGCTACGTGCCCGGTGACCGAGCGGCCGCCGTGGCCTGGGGCGACGCGACCGCCGCGGGCGCCGTCGACGTCGTCGCCGTGGCGGCCGAGGCCGAGCTGGCGGAGCCGGTGCTGGTGAGGGTCTCCACCCCCGCCGGGGCCGAGCGCGCTGCCGGGCACCTCGTGGTGCAGGCCGGTCCCCACAGCCGGTCCACCGTGGTCCTGGACCACTCCGGTGGCGGCCTGGTCGCCAGCGGCGTCGAGGTCGTGGCGGCCGAGGGCGCGCACCTCGTCGTCGTCAGCGTCCACCAGTGGGACGACGACGCCGTCCACCTCGCCCAGCACGACCTGCAGGTCGGGCGCGACGCCACCGTCAAGCACGTCGTGGTGACCCTCGGCGGGTCGCTCGTCCGCGTGGGCTCGACGGTCCGCTACGCCGGCCCCGGCGGTGACGCGACCCTGCTCGGCGTGTACTTCTCCGACGCCGGCCAGCACCTGGAGCACCGCTCCTTCGTCGACCACGAGGCGGCCAACTGCCGGTCCAACGTGGTCTACAAGGGCGCGCTGCAGGGCGAGACCGCCCGCGCCGTGTGGGTCGGTGACGTGCTCATCCGCGCCAGTGCGCTGGGCACCGACACCTACGAGCTGAACCGCAACCTCGTGCTCACCGACGGCGCCCGCGCCGACTCGGTGCCGAACCTCGAGATCGAGACCGGCGAGATCGTCGGGGCCGGCCACGCCAGCGCCACCGGCCGCTTCGACGACGAGCAGCTCTTCTACCTGCAGAGCCGCGGCATCCCGGAGGACCAGGCCCGCCGCATGGTGGTCCGCGCGTTCTTCGCCGACGTCATCCAGCAGATCGGCGTCGCCTCGGTCTCCGAGCAGCTGATGGCCGCGATCGACGCCGAGCTCGAGCTCGCCGCCGAGGTCGGCGCGACGGGTGCGGCCTCCAGCGCCGACGTCCCGGCGGTGGCCGACGGCGTCGAGGCGGAGCTCCTCGGCGCTCGCGCGTGA
- a CDS encoding non-heme iron oxygenase ferredoxin subunit: MSSGAVRVCSAADVPELGALRVEAPGPRGDLVPVAVVRDSDGQLHAISDTCSHQAVSLSEGDVEDCRIECWLHGSAFDLRTGRPSALPAVHPVPVYALTLDGDDVLVDATTDVGARAESQPQS; encoded by the coding sequence ATGAGCAGCGGTGCGGTGCGGGTGTGCTCCGCCGCGGACGTCCCGGAGCTCGGCGCCCTGCGCGTCGAGGCCCCGGGGCCCCGCGGCGACCTCGTGCCCGTCGCGGTGGTCCGTGACTCCGACGGACAGCTCCACGCCATCTCCGACACCTGCAGCCACCAGGCGGTCTCCCTGTCCGAGGGTGACGTCGAGGACTGCAGGATCGAGTGCTGGCTGCACGGGTCGGCCTTCGACCTGCGCACCGGCCGGCCGAGCGCCCTGCCCGCGGTGCACCCCGTGCCCGTGTACGCCCTCACCCTCGACGGCGACGACGTCCTCGTCGACGCCACCACCGACGTCGGCGCCCGCGCCGAGTCGCAGCCACAGTCCTGA
- the sufC gene encoding Fe-S cluster assembly ATPase SufC, with protein sequence MATLEIRDLHVSVKTPDAGDKQILRGVDLTVRAGETHAIMGPNGSGKSTLAYSIAGHPRYEVTSGSVTLDGEDVLAMSVDERARAGLFLAMQYPVEVPGVTVSNFLRTAKTAVSGEAPSLRHWTKDVRTAMDQLRMDPAFAERNVNEGFSGGEKKRHEILQMELLKPKIAVLDETDSGLDVDALRVVSEGVNRVGATGETGLLLITHYTRILRYVKPDFVHVFVAGRVAEEGGPELADDLEENGYDRFLDSSAPVSA encoded by the coding sequence ATGGCCACCCTGGAGATCCGCGACCTGCACGTCAGCGTCAAGACCCCCGACGCCGGTGACAAGCAGATCCTGCGCGGCGTCGACCTGACCGTCCGCGCCGGCGAGACCCACGCGATCATGGGCCCGAACGGGTCCGGCAAGTCGACGCTGGCGTACTCCATCGCCGGCCACCCCCGCTACGAGGTCACCAGCGGCTCGGTGACCCTCGACGGCGAGGACGTCCTCGCGATGAGCGTCGACGAGCGCGCCCGCGCCGGGCTCTTCCTCGCGATGCAGTACCCCGTCGAGGTGCCGGGCGTGACGGTGTCGAACTTCCTGCGCACCGCCAAGACCGCCGTCTCCGGTGAGGCCCCGTCGCTGCGCCACTGGACCAAGGACGTGCGCACGGCCATGGACCAGCTGCGCATGGACCCGGCGTTCGCCGAGCGCAACGTCAACGAGGGCTTCTCCGGCGGTGAGAAGAAGCGCCACGAGATCCTGCAGATGGAGCTCCTGAAGCCGAAGATCGCCGTCCTGGACGAGACCGACTCCGGCCTCGACGTCGACGCCCTGCGCGTCGTGTCCGAGGGCGTCAACCGCGTCGGCGCCACCGGCGAGACCGGCCTGCTGCTCATCACGCACTACACGCGCATCCTGCGCTACGTGAAGCCCGACTTCGTCCACGTCTTCGTGGCCGGCCGCGTGGCCGAGGAGGGTGGCCCCGAGCTCGCCGACGACCTCGAGGAGAACGGCTACGACCGCTTCCTCGACAGCTCGGCGCCGGTGAGCGCCTGA
- a CDS encoding metal-sulfur cluster assembly factor, which produces MSDVDVADVEEALKDVVDPELGINVVDLGLVYGLTVEEPRTAVIDMTLTSAACPLTEEIEAQVADVLSGVVDDHRINWVWMPPWDMQKITPDGRDQLRALGFNV; this is translated from the coding sequence ATGTCCGACGTCGACGTCGCCGACGTCGAGGAGGCCCTCAAGGACGTCGTCGACCCCGAGCTCGGCATCAACGTGGTGGACCTCGGCCTCGTCTACGGCCTGACCGTGGAGGAGCCGCGCACCGCCGTCATCGACATGACCCTCACGTCGGCGGCGTGCCCGCTGACCGAGGAGATCGAGGCGCAGGTGGCCGACGTCCTCTCGGGCGTCGTCGACGACCACCGCATCAACTGGGTGTGGATGCCGCCGTGGGACATGCAGAAGATCACCCCGGACGGCCGCGACCAGCTGCGGGCGCTCGGATTCAACGTCTGA
- a CDS encoding acVLRF1 family peptidyl-tRNA hydrolase, translating to MTSRLVEVAPERLAGWVARFTASHGPVRHELATPEHLLLRAADGEVADLEVPWPPLPVPLALPTCSAEAPEDDDVGERVAALAAHAALERTALLVLARRGGWAVGLARGGELLDGTHGTRYVQSRTAAGGWSQQRYARRRANQADGLVAAARDGLGGVLGRATAGAGGLAPEVLVLGGDRQLVAAVVDSVPDPGAPRLHALPRGPLLDVPDPRRAVLVEVARRARCVRVRVGAEPAPAGALRPGPSGPGRVRP from the coding sequence GTGACCAGCCGGCTGGTCGAGGTGGCCCCGGAGCGCCTCGCCGGCTGGGTCGCGCGCTTCACCGCCTCCCACGGTCCCGTGCGTCATGAGCTGGCGACGCCGGAGCACCTGCTGCTGCGGGCCGCCGACGGCGAGGTGGCCGACCTCGAGGTGCCCTGGCCGCCCCTGCCTGTGCCCCTGGCGCTCCCGACGTGCTCCGCGGAAGCTCCTGAGGACGACGACGTCGGCGAGCGCGTCGCAGCGCTGGCCGCTCATGCCGCGCTCGAGCGGACGGCGCTGCTGGTGCTCGCGCGGCGGGGCGGGTGGGCCGTGGGCCTGGCGCGCGGCGGTGAGCTGCTCGACGGCACCCATGGCACGCGCTACGTGCAGTCCCGCACCGCCGCCGGGGGCTGGAGCCAGCAGCGGTACGCCCGCCGGCGCGCCAACCAGGCCGACGGCCTCGTCGCGGCGGCGCGCGACGGCCTGGGCGGCGTGCTCGGCCGCGCGACGGCCGGAGCAGGGGGCCTCGCGCCGGAGGTGCTGGTGCTCGGCGGGGACCGCCAGCTCGTCGCGGCCGTGGTCGATAGCGTTCCCGACCCCGGGGCGCCACGTCTGCACGCCCTGCCGCGGGGCCCGCTGCTGGACGTCCCGGACCCGCGGCGCGCCGTCCTCGTCGAGGTCGCGCGACGGGCCCGCTGCGTCCGGGTCCGCGTCGGCGCCGAGCCGGCACCCGCAGGGGCGCTTCGTCCGGGACCCAGCGGGCCCGGGCGCGTGCGACCCTAG
- a CDS encoding biotin transporter BioY, which translates to MTADLPGRLPRRAVLADLVPAVGASTRVRDALLVTGGALFTALLAQVVVPLPGTPVPITGQTLALVLVAASLGPVRGLSSMGLYAVLGAVGLPFYSEASGGWHVVAGATGGYIVGFLPAAFLIGLAARHGADRRWWRAVPLFAAGQLVVFAVGVPWLALATGMSAGQAVAAGFTPFLLGGLVKAVIAGVALPGAWKLSRRAR; encoded by the coding sequence ATCACCGCTGACCTGCCCGGACGGCTGCCCCGGCGCGCCGTCCTCGCCGACCTCGTCCCCGCCGTCGGCGCGTCCACCCGGGTGCGCGACGCGCTGCTCGTGACCGGGGGCGCCCTGTTCACGGCCCTGCTCGCCCAGGTGGTCGTGCCGCTGCCCGGCACCCCGGTGCCGATCACCGGCCAGACCCTGGCGCTCGTCCTCGTCGCCGCCTCGCTCGGACCGGTGCGGGGTCTGTCGTCGATGGGTCTGTACGCCGTCCTGGGCGCCGTCGGGCTGCCCTTCTACTCCGAGGCGTCCGGCGGCTGGCACGTCGTGGCCGGCGCCACCGGCGGCTACATCGTCGGGTTCCTGCCCGCCGCCTTCCTCATCGGGCTGGCCGCCCGCCACGGCGCCGACCGCCGCTGGTGGCGCGCGGTGCCCCTGTTCGCCGCCGGCCAGCTGGTCGTCTTCGCCGTCGGCGTGCCGTGGCTGGCGCTGGCGACGGGCATGAGCGCCGGCCAGGCCGTGGCCGCCGGCTTCACGCCGTTCCTGCTCGGTGGGCTCGTCAAGGCCGTCATCGCCGGTGTGGCCCTGCCCGGCGCCTGGAAGCTCAGCCGCCGCGCCCGCTGA